A segment of the Candidatus Eisenbacteria bacterium genome:
GGTTTGGCACCTCGATGTCGGCTCATCGCATCCTGGGGCTGGAGAAGGTCCCAAGGGTTCGGCTGTTCGCCGATTAAAGCGGTACGTGAGCTGGGTTTAGAACGTCGTGAGACAGTTCGGTCCCTATCCCTAGTGGGCGAAGGACATTTGAGGGGAGCTGTCCGTAGTACGAGAGGACCCGGACGGACGAACCTCTAGTGTACCAGTTGTCGCGCCAGCGGCATTGCTGGGTAGCTATGTTCGGATGGGATAAGCGCTGAAGGCATCTAAGTGCGAAGCCCACCCCAAGATTAGATGTCCCTCCATGTAAATGGACTCAAGGCCCCTCGTAGACTACGAGGTTGATAGGCCGGAGGTGGAAGCAGGGTAACCTGTTGAGCCGACCGGTACTAATAGGCCGTGAGGCTTGGCCGAACATTTGATGCATTGGCTTGTGAAACGTCCTTTTCCACTAATCACGTTCTTTGTCAAAAGATTGTTCCGGTGGCATTAGCGGAGGGGCCACACCCGTTCCCATTCCGAACACGGAAGTTAAGCCCTCCAGCGCCGATGGTACTGCTCGGTAGACCGGGTGGGAGAGTAGGTCGCTGCCGGGAATAAGAGCTTGCTCGATAAGAGAGCAGGCTTTTTTTCTGCCCTTGCGGTTCTGGCGGTGGAGCCTTGCCAGAAAACAAAGAGACCCCATGGGGTGGGGTCTCTATAAAACGAACTGAGATAATTCGCCTATCTCAGCAGGACCATCTTTCTTGTTTCGGTGAAGACTCCTGCGTGAAGTTTCAATAAGTAGATTCCGGAAGCAAGAACACGCCCGGCATCATCTCTGCCATCCCACGTCAGATCGTGCACGCCTGCTCCGAGATTTGCCTCAACCAGCGAGGAGATGAGCTTCCCGGAAACTGAGTAGATCTTGAGAGAGACATGCGCCGGAGCGGGAAGGCCGAAAGAGATGCCAGTCACTGGATTGAAAGGATTAGGATGGTTCTGAGCAAGATAGAACCTGGCGGGAATCAGGTTACCCGGATTGTCCAGGACAGCAATCTGATACTTTATTCTGAACAGAGTATCACTCTCATCATATCCGGGCGGGTCGTCCTCAGCGTACGCGACAACCTTGACCCTACAGCTATCCGAAGGCGTGTCAGGAATCGTCCAGACATAAGAAGACGAGTTTGGAAGTCCGTGAGCAATCAGGTATGGATAAGAGGCACCGCTATTTATCGAGTAGTAGATCGACACCGAATCCACTCCTGATGCATCCGTGGCAGTCCACTTGATTGTGTCCTGCTCCGCGACAGTCCACTCTTCACCGCCGTTCGGAGAGATGACCAGAACATCCGGCGGTATCGTATCCGGCGCAAATATTGTGAAAAGACCGTCACTCACATCTGAGGCAGTATTGAGCCACCTGTCATACGCAACGACTTTGATCAGAACGCTGTCTGATGGGGAGTTTGGAACCACCCACATGAAGCTGGAGTCGTTTGGAGTGGACGTCGTAATCGTATCCGGGTAGGTGAAGCCGCCGTCCACGGAACAGAAAATCGCTATTGAATCGACTCCGCTTGAGTCGGAAGCAGCCCATCTTATCTCGTGCGTTGTCCCGGCCTCCCAGCTTTCATTCCCATTGGGAGAAATGAGTGAAACCACCGGCGGCTGGTAATCCTGCGGCAAGAGCAGCCAGTCGAGAATCCTGTCCATCACGGTGTTCCTGTTGTTTGGCGCGGCTTGATTCGATATCGCCTCAAAAGGAAATGCCATGAAAACTGCCTTGTAAGGAGCAGTTCCTCTTGAGGGGAATCTTATTGCGCCGGGATTTCCGGTGGAGTTTGTGAATACCCTGGAAGCATTCAATCCGGGAACAATGTCGTCAGAGTAGTTATAGAACGGGTAACTCATGGTGAGACTCATGCCTGAAGAGATCGGATCCCCGCTGACACCTGTCTCCGAGCTGCTGTTTACGTCCGGTGTGAAGTCGTTCACTCTGAGGATATCCTTGGCAAATGTCTCAAACCTTTCAAACAAATAGTCCTGAGACGAGAAAAGGAGCGTGCCGCCAGAGTTCAAATAACTAGTCAAGTTTCTTTCATCCTCCCCGTTAAGTGTGAACTCTGTTTCGAGCGAGGTGAACCACACCGTAGCCCTGTGTTTCCTGAGCTCAGTAAGAGAGGGCGAGCCCTGCGTCTTCACATTCCAGCGAAGATAGTTCAGGCCGGTGCTTGCTATCGCGGTTTGATAGTAAGTCTCATAAGTAGCCCCGCCATCATCATCCACAAGAAGTACTGGAGTCTCTCCAATATAGACGCTGAACGTGTCCAAAACATCGTATCCTGTCGCATGAATAGTAAGAATGAAGTTCGTAAGATGCCCAACGGGTGTTCCCGGGAGAGACGAGAAAACGTAGTCCGTAATTGAAGAACCGGTCCCGGCAAGCGGGATGTTCGGGTAGGTAGAGGAATTTGAGGTTATGGTAATGTAAGAGTCCGAAGTGGAAAGCGTGGCAGATATCCCCGTTGCCTCAAAGCCATAGTTCTTCAGCGTGACATCCATAGACACCGTTTCGCCCGGCTCAGCAATTCCATTCCCGTTTCCAAGAGGATCGAAGATCGTGTGGGAGAAGTGCTGCAGAAGCGGTGTCGTAAACCATCCGATCTGGCCCGGTGTGTATACGCATAGGTAAGGACTATTCGCCTTCATCATGCAGGGAACCGATTGAGGATTGCAGTACTCGCAATTACCATTTATGACACCGTGACTGCATATTCCGCAACTGGTGCAGCCTCCATAGCCCGGCTCATAGTACTCATCGCAGGCCCAG
Coding sequences within it:
- a CDS encoding FlgD immunoglobulin-like domain containing protein, whose amino-acid sequence is MPAHSIRQMAPDFVLIFDANYANITDMKTQKGILGAVVLAGLLSFSFSTSFAQGVGPFEWTRGLSLVLLSTNDAQSQVALRDAAERAGGRVGLIFPPKVLIGWFSQEAEQSIVMIPGVRGLYRSYVEPSSLGSMDEATLQAVQFFNSAVSGELERQLAGERRAQKGDPLMDDALPHPDVNYNDYIENLRGGFSGDIPRDLEEILGRMPLEVQGNSDNMVGTVTVTIFFVESNGSIDPNTYTWTTTAQNEILNKAASGLAWWVSQAGSYGKSLSFTIRNYPGSDVRCQTGYEPIIHPSTDAPLWVSQIMANFGYSSGSHISRVTAYNTWAKANYGTDWAYSAFVEYNPPPAADRFTNGYAAWAYLGGPYTNLLYRSFGWGFDIVFPHETGHIFWACDEYYEPGYGGCTSCGICSHGVINGNCEYCNPQSVPCMMKANSPYLCVYTPGQIGWFTTPLLQHFSHTIFDPLGNGNGIAEPGETVSMDVTLKNYGFEATGISATLSTSDSYITITSNSSTYPNIPLAGTGSSITDYVFSSLPGTPVGHLTNFILTIHATGYDVLDTFSVYIGETPVLLVDDDGGATYETYYQTAIASTGLNYLRWNVKTQGSPSLTELRKHRATVWFTSLETEFTLNGEDERNLTSYLNSGGTLLFSSQDYLFERFETFAKDILRVNDFTPDVNSSSETGVSGDPISSGMSLTMSYPFYNYSDDIVPGLNASRVFTNSTGNPGAIRFPSRGTAPYKAVFMAFPFEAISNQAAPNNRNTVMDRILDWLLLPQDYQPPVVSLISPNGNESWEAGTTHEIRWAASDSSGVDSIAIFCSVDGGFTYPDTITTSTPNDSSFMWVVPNSPSDSVLIKVVAYDRWLNTASDVSDGLFTIFAPDTIPPDVLVISPNGGEEWTVAEQDTIKWTATDASGVDSVSIYYSINSGASYPYLIAHGLPNSSSYVWTIPDTPSDSCRVKVVAYAEDDPPGYDESDTLFRIKYQIAVLDNPGNLIPARFYLAQNHPNPFNPVTGISFGLPAPAHVSLKIYSVSGKLISSLVEANLGAGVHDLTWDGRDDAGRVLASGIYLLKLHAGVFTETRKMVLLR